In Candidatus Bathyarchaeota archaeon, a single window of DNA contains:
- a CDS encoding Lrp/AsnC ligand binding domain-containing protein codes for MSKPSTSNPPLTAFTLIKIEGELEEAVRRLRSIPGVKYVKPVTGEYDLIAKLEVESKDDVRKCIDRMKEIDSVKGTLTLNVKPPIPKLYVDVESKIRDVIGETGTVESKYGGYDIAVLDESMFPWPTILKLLLEYQFEIWITQSEGRILISCKPPPI; via the coding sequence ATGAGTAAGCCCTCCACCTCCAATCCTCCCCTTACGGCCTTTACCCTGATCAAGATCGAGGGGGAGCTGGAGGAAGCTGTAAGAAGGCTCAGGAGCATACCGGGGGTGAAATATGTGAAACCCGTCACGGGAGAGTACGACCTGATCGCCAAGCTTGAGGTTGAAAGCAAGGATGATGTTAGAAAATGCATAGATCGGATGAAGGAGATAGACTCGGTGAAAGGTACGCTCACCCTGAACGTTAAACCCCCCATCCCGAAGCTTTACGTGGACGTAGAATCTAAAATAAGAGATGTGATCGGAGAAACGGGAACCGTTGAGTCGAAATATGGAGGCTATGACATCGCCGTTCTCGATGAATCGATGTTTCCATGGCCGACAATCCTCAAATTACTGTTGGAGTATCAATTTGAGATATGGATAACTCAGAGCGAGGGTAGAATTTTGATCTCTTGTAAACCACCCCCTATTTAG
- the dapA gene encoding 4-hydroxy-tetrahydrodipicolinate synthase — protein sequence MNNLGVEGVIPAMVTPFHRDGSIDLEGLRRLTRILLDAGVHGLFPLGSIGEGPKLSREERMKVLETVMEAAGSGVKVIPGAGGVTTRDTIQYVRDASDLGASAAIIHPPWYYHPTPDALLQHYLTVADSSDIPIILYNLPSFVGYEIPVELVVRAAEHDNIIGIKDSSANLLYFQELMRATPEGFNVIQGYGVLFLPSMVIGGRATLSGEANLAPGLFVGIYEAYLRGDLDEARRLHLRAAALAPVLGYGTFPASVKEAMNMMGLPGGYTLPPSSQLTPGERDKLRRALMEAGLLKSQRRSGASRTS from the coding sequence TTGAATAATTTAGGGGTTGAAGGCGTGATTCCAGCTATGGTTACCCCCTTCCATAGGGATGGATCTATAGACCTTGAGGGTTTGAGGAGGCTCACCCGTATATTGTTGGATGCAGGGGTTCACGGCCTCTTCCCCCTAGGGAGCATAGGGGAGGGGCCTAAGCTCAGCCGTGAGGAGAGGATGAAGGTCCTGGAGACCGTTATGGAGGCGGCTGGGAGCGGCGTCAAGGTCATCCCGGGTGCGGGAGGCGTCACCACCAGGGATACGATCCAATATGTTCGAGACGCCTCGGACCTCGGGGCCTCCGCGGCGATAATTCATCCACCATGGTATTATCATCCAACGCCCGATGCCCTCCTACAGCATTACTTGACGGTGGCCGACAGCTCGGACATCCCGATAATCCTCTATAACCTGCCGTCCTTTGTGGGCTATGAGATCCCCGTGGAGCTGGTGGTCAGGGCCGCCGAGCATGACAATATCATAGGTATAAAGGATAGCAGCGCAAACCTCCTCTACTTCCAGGAGCTTATGAGGGCTACCCCCGAAGGCTTCAACGTGATACAAGGCTACGGCGTACTCTTCCTTCCGAGCATGGTGATCGGGGGGAGGGCAACCCTCTCGGGGGAGGCCAACCTAGCGCCTGGGCTCTTCGTGGGGATATACGAGGCTTATCTTAGGGGGGACCTGGATGAGGCCAGGCGGCTCCATCTAAGAGCAGCCGCCCTAGCCCCAGTATTGGGATATGGAACCTTCCCTGCGAGCGTTAAGGAGGCCATGAACATGATGGGGCTGCCTGGGGGATACACACTACCCCCCTCATCCCAACTGACACCAGGGGAGAGGGATAAGCTGCGGAGGGCCCTCATGGAGGCGGGGCTGCTGAAAAGCCAGCGACGATCCGGCGCATCTCGAACCAGCTGA
- a CDS encoding carbon-nitrogen hydrolase family protein, with product MDLGEGSNRLRVAAAQIAPVLMDKEANLLVMEDYLERAAEAGADLVVFPECALTGYALADAWEVREMAEPIPGPSTGRVEELCRRLECWTVTGLIESSEKALYNTAVLVGPGGIAARYRKAHLPLQGLDRFTSRGAEPLRVHDTALGRVGLAICYDIFFPETVRVLALMGLELLVVPTNWAEGVEFYAEHLSQTRAVENHVNLVAANRVGEERGFKFYGRSRIVDPNGKILAEAGEGEELITAELDMAEPHRKHIVRIPKEWEIDILRDRRPELYRLICAKTEETIRSI from the coding sequence TTGGATTTGGGGGAGGGCTCCAACAGGCTTAGAGTTGCCGCGGCTCAGATAGCGCCCGTCCTGATGGATAAGGAGGCTAACCTCCTGGTGATGGAGGATTACTTGGAGCGGGCCGCCGAGGCCGGGGCCGACCTGGTAGTGTTCCCTGAATGCGCCTTAACCGGGTACGCCTTAGCCGATGCCTGGGAGGTGAGGGAGATGGCTGAGCCCATCCCCGGCCCCTCCACCGGGAGGGTGGAGGAGCTATGCCGGAGGCTTGAATGCTGGACCGTAACCGGGCTTATAGAGTCCTCGGAGAAGGCCCTCTACAATACAGCCGTACTCGTGGGGCCGGGCGGGATAGCAGCGAGATATAGGAAGGCCCACCTCCCACTCCAGGGCCTCGACAGGTTCACATCCAGGGGCGCGGAGCCCCTCAGGGTCCATGACACAGCCCTCGGCAGAGTAGGCCTAGCCATATGCTACGACATATTCTTCCCCGAGACGGTTAGGGTCTTAGCCCTCATGGGCTTGGAGCTGTTAGTGGTGCCCACGAACTGGGCTGAAGGGGTGGAGTTCTACGCGGAGCATCTAAGCCAGACCCGGGCCGTCGAGAACCATGTAAACCTCGTGGCAGCCAATAGGGTAGGCGAGGAGAGGGGCTTCAAGTTCTATGGCAGAAGCCGGATAGTGGATCCCAACGGGAAAATCTTAGCGGAGGCAGGCGAGGGAGAAGAGCTGATAACCGCGGAGTTAGACATGGCTGAACCGCACAGGAAGCACATCGTAAGGATCCCGAAGGAGTGGGAGATAGACATACTGAGGGATAGAAGACCCGAACTTTACCGTTTAATATGCGCCAAGACGGAGGAGACGATAAGGAGCATATAA
- a CDS encoding AbrB/MazE/SpoVT family DNA-binding domain-containing protein — MAIVEVGPKFRVTITRGIREKTPLRVGQKVYLLARPPHIVLIPIPDRVDEALAELIGDINYSREERKRAEEQLLKEAS, encoded by the coding sequence ATGGCTATCGTCGAGGTCGGTCCCAAGTTCCGGGTTACGATCACACGGGGGATTCGTGAGAAAACTCCCCTAAGGGTTGGGCAGAAGGTTTACTTGTTGGCTAGGCCCCCCCACATAGTTTTGATCCCAATTCCAGATAGGGTTGATGAGGCACTCGCCGAACTCATCGGCGACATAAATTATAGCAGAGAGGAGCGGAAAAGGGCTGAGGAACAGCTTCTAAAGGAAGCCTCTTAG
- a CDS encoding PIN domain-containing protein, with protein MNENFMVETEFLFGFQPKDRRYDIVSRILEAYKASKDLSIYYPTSALIEVREVMASHGKTASDRLKALTLIKIKAAESNLSEVSLSSDNLILCEEIMTQHTALTFFDALHASVALSNNSTIVSNDEAYDKTGVKRISFKDFLNLIER; from the coding sequence ATGAATGAGAATTTCATGGTTGAAACCGAGTTCCTCTTCGGCTTCCAACCTAAAGATAGAAGATATGACATAGTTTCAAGAATATTGGAGGCTTACAAGGCTTCTAAGGATTTATCCATCTACTATCCCACCTCAGCCTTAATAGAGGTCCGCGAGGTTATGGCAAGCCATGGAAAAACCGCTAGCGATAGGCTTAAAGCCCTTACACTGATAAAGATCAAGGCTGCTGAGTCAAACCTCTCGGAGGTAAGTCTCTCCTCGGACAACCTAATCTTATGCGAAGAAATAATGACGCAGCACACAGCTTTAACGTTCTTCGATGCCCTACATGCCTCCGTAGCATTAAGTAACAACTCAACGATAGTCTCAAACGACGAAGCATACGACAAAACCGGGGTAAAAAGAATCTCCTTCAAAGACTTCTTAAACCTCATAGAGAGATAG